A DNA window from Amphiura filiformis unplaced genomic scaffold, Afil_fr2py scaffold_350, whole genome shotgun sequence contains the following coding sequences:
- the LOC140145517 gene encoding uncharacterized protein: MGSPRKSPKKSPKKRARKAVSSHPTCAAMVQAAIAGLKERGGSSLPAIKKYIAANYKCDVAKLNSFIKAAIRNGVAKGTLVQVKGKGASGSFRLGKRSPDAAQAKAKRAKAAQRKKAAVQKRKAKRAASRAKKTAAKKAKRAAKAAKRATKKKAKKPKKKATKKSAKPKKRAAPKKKAASKKARKTKPKRKSSPKKKAAKRTSAKK, translated from the coding sequence ATGGGTTCGCCGAGAAAATCTCCAAAGAAATCGCCCAAGAAAAGGGCAAGAAAAGCAGTTAGCTCACACCCAACATGTGCTGCCATGGTGCAAGCTGCAATCGCTGGCTTGAAGGAAAGAGGTGGTTCTTCTCTTCCAGCAATCAAGAAATACATCGCTGCCAATTACAAATGCGATGTAGCCAAATTGAATTCCTTCATCAAGGCCGCCATTCGCAACGGTGTAGCCAAGGGTACGCTAGTGCAGGTCAAGGGAAAAGGAGCGAGCGGTTCATTCCGTCTGGGTAAAAGGAGTCCGGATGCTGCACAAGCTAAAGCCAAGAGAGCCAAGGCAGCACAACGCAAAAAGGCAGCTGTCCAAAAGAGAAAGGCCAAGAGAGCAGCATCAAGAGCGAAGAAAACTGCAGCAAAGAAGGCAAAACGAGCAGCCAAGGCGGCAAAGAGAGCCACAAAGAAGAAGGCCAAGAAGCCGAAGAAGAAAGCTACCAAGAAATCGGCTAAGCCAAAGAAGAGAGCAGCACCAAAGAAGAAGGCTGCGTCCAAGAAAGCGAGGAAGACAAAGCCAAAGAGGAAGTCTTCACCTAAGAAGAAGGCAGCAAAGAGAACTTCGGCAAAGAAGTAG
- the LOC140145514 gene encoding late histone H2A.1-like translates to MSGRGKGKAKSKARSRSSRAGLQFPVGRVHRFLRKGNYSERVGAGAPVYLAAVMEYLTAEILELAGNAARDNKKSRINPRHLQLAVRNDEELNRLLGGVTIAQGGVLPNIQAVLLPKRTKSK, encoded by the coding sequence ATGTCTGGTCGTGGTAAAGGAAAAGCAAAGAGCAAGGCTAGGAGCCGATCTAGCAGAGCTGGGTTGCAATTCCCAGTGGGTCGTGTTCACCGTTTCTTGCGGAAAGGTAACTACTCAGAGCGGGTGGGTGCCGGTGCCCCTGTTTATCTGGCTGCCGTGATGGAATATTTAACGGCAGAAATTCTGGAATTGGCAGGCAACGCAGCTCGAGACAACAAGAAGTCCAGGATCAACCCACGTCATTTGCAGCTAGCCGTTCGCAACGACGAAGAACTGAACAGGCTGCTAGGTGGAGTGACCATTGCCCAAGGAGGTGTACTACCCAACATTCAGGCTGTACTCCTTCCAAAACGTACCAAGTCCAAGTAA
- the LOC140145518 gene encoding histone H2B.1, sperm-like: MPPKSPTRSGKGAKRAGSPRRKGKRAARRRRRRRESYGIYIYKVLKQVHPDTGISSRAMSIMNSFVNDIFERIAGEASRLAQYNRRRTISSREVQTAVRLLLPGELAKHAVSEGTKAVTKYTTSR; encoded by the coding sequence ATGCCTCCCAAAAGTCCGACAAGAAGTGGAAAAGGAGCCAAGAGAGCTGGCAGCCCACGTCGCAAGGGAAAGCGTGCTGCCAGGCGTCGCCGCCGTAGACGAGAAAGCTACGGAATCTACATCTACAAGGTACTGAAGCAAGTTCATCCTGACACTGGTATTTCCAGCCGTGCCATGAGCATCATGAACAGCTTTGTGAACGATATCTTTGAACGCATTGCTGGTGAAGCATCTCGCCTTGCACAGTACAACAGACGTCGCACCATCAGCAGCCGTGAAGTGCAGACTGCTGTCCGCCTTCTCCTGCCTGGAGAACTGGCCAAGCACGCGGTTAGCGAGGGTACCAAAGCCGTCACTAAATACACCACTTCCAGGTAA
- the LOC140145511 gene encoding LOW QUALITY PROTEIN: uncharacterized protein (The sequence of the model RefSeq protein was modified relative to this genomic sequence to represent the inferred CDS: inserted 1 base in 1 codon) translates to MGSPRKSPKKSPKKRARKAVSSHPTCAAMVQAAIAGLKERGGSSLPAIKKYIAANYKCDVAKLNXFIKAAIRNGVAKGTLVQVKGKGASGSFRLGKRSPDAAQAKAKRAKAAQRKKAAVQKRKAKRAASRAKKTAAKKAKRAAKAAKRATKKKAKKPKKKATKKSAKPKKRAAPKKKAASKKARKTKPKRKSSPKKKAAKRTSAKK, encoded by the exons ATGGGTTCGCCGAGAAAATCTCCAAAGAAATCGCCCAAGAAAAGGGCAAGAAAAGCAGTTAGCTCACACCCAACATGTGCTGCCATGGTGCAAGCTGCAATCGCTGGCTTGAAGGAAAGAGGTGGTTCTTCTCTTCCAGCAATCAAGAAATACATCGCTGCCAATTACAAATGCGATGTAGCCAAATTGA TCTTCATCAAGGCCGCCATTCGCAACGGTGTAGCCAAGGGTACGCTAGTGCAGGTCAAGGGAAAAGGAGCGAGCGGTTCATTCCGTCTGGGTAAAAGGAGTCCGGATGCTGCACAAGCTAAAGCCAAGAGAGCCAAGGCAGCACAACGCAAAAAGGCAGCTGTCCAAAAGAGAAAGGCCAAGAGAGCAGCATCAAGAGCGAAGAAAACTGCAGCAAAGAAGGCAAAACGAGCAGCCAAGGCGGCAAAGAGAGCCACAAAGAAGAAGGCCAAGAAGCCGAAGAAGAAAGCTACCAAGAAATCGGCTAAGCCAAAGAAGAGAGCAGCACCAAAGAAGAAGGCTGCGTCCAAGAAAGCGAGGAAGACAAAGCCAAAGAGGAAGTCTTCACCTAAGAAGAAGGCAGCAAAGAGAACTTCGGCAAAGAAGTAG